In Aurantimicrobium minutum, the following proteins share a genomic window:
- a CDS encoding polyribonucleotide nucleotidyltransferase has translation MEGPEIKFAEAVIDNGKFGKRVVRFETGRLAQQAQGAVAAYLDDETMLLSATSVSKQPKDNFDFFPLTVDVEERSYAAGKIPGSFFRREGRPSTEAILVCRLIDRPLRPSFVDGLRNEVQIVVTVLSIAPGEFYDALAINASSASTQISGLPFSGPIGGIRMALIDGQWVAFPNVDQLKDAVFDLVVAGRIVVDKDGKEDVAIMMVEAEATEGSWDLIKAGGIKPDEAIVSQGLEASKPFLTALIKAQEELARQSAKEVQDYPVFLPYSDELYAAVSELALADLEKVYLIADKIERQNADDEVKARVKEAIVAKVEAGELEEVALNQFGAAYKSVTKRVVRGRILTEGVRMDGRGLRDIRALDAEVQVIPRVHGSAIFQRGETQIMGVTTLNMLKMEQQIDSLSPITSKRYMHHYNFPPYSTGETGRVGTPKRREIGHGFLAERALVPVLPGREEFPYAIRQVSEALGSNGSTSMGSVCASTLSLLNAGVPLRAPVAGIAMGLVSDEVNGETRYAALTDILGAEDALGDMDFKVAGTSEFITAIQLDTKLDGIPASVLTGALTQAKEARTAILAVINAAIDGPDEMAPTAPRVISVQIPVDKIGELIGPKGKTINTIQDETGATISIEDDGTVYIGATDGPSAEAARAQVNAIANPTNPEVGEQFLGTVVKLATFGAFVSLLPGKDGLLHISEVRKLAGGKRVENVEDVLSVGQKVLVKITKIDDRGKLSLEPVLEGEEGEAAAESDAE, from the coding sequence ATGGAAGGTCCAGAAATCAAATTCGCCGAAGCCGTAATTGACAACGGTAAGTTCGGTAAGCGCGTCGTCCGCTTTGAAACCGGTCGTCTCGCACAGCAGGCTCAGGGCGCAGTTGCGGCCTACCTGGATGACGAAACTATGCTGCTTTCAGCTACTTCTGTCAGCAAGCAGCCCAAGGATAATTTCGACTTCTTCCCACTGACTGTGGATGTAGAAGAGCGTAGCTACGCAGCAGGCAAGATCCCCGGTTCGTTCTTCCGTCGTGAAGGCCGTCCCTCGACTGAGGCCATCCTGGTCTGCCGTCTGATTGACCGCCCACTGCGCCCATCTTTCGTTGATGGTCTGCGTAACGAGGTTCAGATCGTTGTGACCGTTTTGTCTATTGCTCCTGGTGAGTTCTATGACGCACTGGCCATCAACGCTTCTTCCGCATCAACCCAGATCTCCGGTCTGCCTTTCTCTGGCCCTATCGGTGGTATCCGTATGGCCCTGATTGACGGCCAGTGGGTTGCATTCCCCAACGTTGACCAGCTCAAGGACGCCGTCTTCGACCTCGTCGTTGCTGGTCGCATCGTTGTGGACAAGGATGGCAAGGAAGACGTCGCCATCATGATGGTTGAGGCAGAAGCTACCGAAGGTAGCTGGGACCTCATCAAGGCTGGTGGCATCAAGCCTGACGAGGCAATCGTCTCTCAGGGCCTCGAAGCTTCGAAGCCTTTCCTCACCGCACTGATCAAGGCTCAGGAAGAGCTCGCACGTCAGTCGGCTAAGGAAGTTCAGGACTACCCCGTATTCCTGCCTTACTCTGACGAGCTTTATGCAGCAGTGAGCGAACTTGCTCTGGCTGACCTGGAGAAGGTTTACCTCATCGCTGACAAGATCGAGCGTCAGAACGCTGACGACGAGGTCAAGGCACGCGTCAAGGAAGCAATCGTTGCCAAGGTTGAAGCAGGCGAGCTCGAAGAGGTTGCTCTCAACCAGTTCGGTGCTGCCTACAAGTCGGTCACCAAGAGGGTAGTTCGCGGACGTATCCTCACTGAGGGTGTTCGTATGGACGGCCGTGGTTTGCGCGACATCCGTGCGCTGGATGCTGAAGTTCAGGTCATCCCTCGCGTTCACGGTTCAGCTATCTTCCAGCGTGGAGAGACCCAGATTATGGGTGTCACCACTTTGAACATGCTGAAGATGGAACAGCAGATTGACTCGCTGTCTCCAATCACCTCGAAGCGCTACATGCACCACTACAACTTCCCTCCATATTCCACCGGTGAAACCGGTCGTGTGGGAACGCCTAAGCGCCGCGAAATCGGTCACGGATTCTTGGCAGAGCGTGCACTTGTGCCCGTACTTCCAGGTCGTGAAGAGTTCCCTTACGCCATCCGTCAGGTATCTGAGGCTCTGGGCTCCAACGGTTCGACCTCGATGGGTTCGGTTTGTGCATCGACTCTGTCGCTGCTCAACGCTGGTGTGCCACTGCGTGCGCCCGTTGCAGGTATCGCTATGGGTCTCGTCTCTGACGAGGTCAACGGTGAGACTCGCTATGCAGCTCTGACTGACATCCTCGGTGCAGAAGATGCTCTCGGCGACATGGACTTCAAGGTTGCTGGTACTTCCGAATTCATCACCGCGATTCAGCTCGACACCAAGCTCGACGGCATCCCTGCCTCAGTGCTGACCGGTGCGCTGACTCAGGCGAAGGAAGCTCGTACCGCAATCCTCGCTGTCATCAACGCAGCAATCGATGGTCCTGACGAGATGGCGCCTACTGCTCCTCGCGTGATCAGCGTTCAGATTCCTGTCGACAAGATCGGTGAACTCATCGGCCCTAAGGGTAAGACAATCAACACCATCCAGGACGAGACTGGTGCAACCATCTCGATTGAGGATGATGGAACCGTCTACATCGGTGCAACCGATGGTCCTTCGGCTGAGGCAGCTCGCGCACAGGTTAACGCCATTGCGAACCCCACCAACCCTGAGGTTGGCGAGCAGTTCCTCGGTACGGTCGTCAAGCTCGCAACCTTTGGTGCGTTTGTCTCCTTGCTTCCTGGCAAGGACGGCCTGCTGCACATCTCTGAGGTGCGCAAGCTTGCAGGTGGCAAGCGTGTTGAGAACGTTGAAGACGTTCTCTCTGTTGGCCAGAAGGTTCTCGTCAAGATCACCAAGATTGATGACCGTGGCAAGCTTTCGCTTGAGCCCGTTCTCGAGGGTGAAGAGGGCGAAGCAGCTGCTGAAAGCGACGCTGAGTAA
- the rpsO gene encoding 30S ribosomal protein S15, producing MALEADVKKAIIDEYATHPGDTGSPEVQVALLTKRIKDLTEHLKEHKHDHHSRRGLLLLVGQRRRLLGYLADVDINRYRKLIERLGLRR from the coding sequence ATGGCACTTGAAGCAGATGTCAAAAAGGCGATCATCGACGAATACGCAACTCACCCCGGTGACACTGGATCTCCTGAAGTTCAGGTTGCTCTTCTCACCAAGCGCATCAAGGACTTGACCGAGCACCTCAAGGAGCACAAGCACGACCACCACTCACGTCGTGGACTGCTATTGCTCGTTGGTCAGCGTCGTCGTCTTCTCGGCTACCTAGCTGACGTAGACATCAACCGCTACCGTAAGCTCATCGAGCGTCTCGGACTGCGTCGATAG
- a CDS encoding DUF805 domain-containing protein, producing MNFTESIKSVFSKYATFSGRASRSEFWWWYLFVSLVNIVMSFIWNMSTMGMLNSATSVEAMLAGMFNWAYYLWIVVSLALLLPTLGVIWRRLHDTNRSGGFYFLGLIPIVGIIVLLVFWVQDSTPGANRFGENPKTS from the coding sequence ATGAATTTCACAGAATCAATCAAAAGTGTCTTTTCGAAATATGCCACATTTAGTGGCCGCGCCAGCAGATCAGAATTTTGGTGGTGGTACCTCTTTGTCTCCCTGGTGAACATCGTGATGAGTTTCATTTGGAACATGAGCACCATGGGCATGTTGAACAGCGCAACCAGTGTTGAGGCCATGCTCGCAGGAATGTTTAACTGGGCTTATTACCTGTGGATCGTTGTCTCACTTGCGCTTCTGCTTCCAACCCTCGGAGTGATCTGGCGTCGCCTTCATGACACCAACCGCTCAGGTGGTTTCTATTTCCTGGGCTTGATTCCCATTGTGGGAATTATCGTTTTGCTCGTTTTCTGGGTTCAGGATTCAACCCCCGGAGCAAACAGGTTCGGTGAAAACCCCAAAACTTCCTAA
- a CDS encoding DUF805 domain-containing protein, translating into MNFVESIKFGFSNYVNFQGRSRRSGFWYWYLFTVLVSLVFNVLSGGKSESFFGFLGGLAALAIFLPSLAYSVRRLHDINKSGWFILFALIPLVGWIFLLVWYVKDSDPADNRFGPNPKAA; encoded by the coding sequence ATGAATTTCGTTGAATCCATCAAGTTTGGTTTTAGCAACTACGTCAACTTCCAGGGACGAAGCCGTCGTTCGGGTTTCTGGTACTGGTACCTTTTCACCGTCCTTGTGTCACTCGTGTTCAATGTCCTATCTGGAGGTAAGTCAGAGAGCTTCTTTGGCTTCTTGGGAGGACTGGCTGCTCTAGCAATCTTCTTGCCATCGCTGGCTTATTCTGTCCGTCGCCTGCACGACATCAACAAATCAGGATGGTTCATTCTCTTTGCTTTGATCCCACTAGTTGGCTGGATCTTCCTGCTGGTGTGGTACGTCAAGGACAGTGACCCCGCTGACAACCGTTTTGGGCCCAACCCAAAAGCCGCATAA
- a CDS encoding DUF805 domain-containing protein has product MSFAEAIQSVFSKFNKLQGRSPRSEYWYWRLFVFIVSLVAVIPVVLVAMMVRQGDVWALFPFLIAAGAIAVFLWLLTITVTVRRLHDQGVSGWFFLLFLIPSVGWIIELVFMLQPSHPGSNKYGAPYLAK; this is encoded by the coding sequence ATGAGTTTTGCAGAAGCTATTCAGTCTGTCTTTTCCAAGTTTAATAAGCTCCAGGGCCGCTCCCCTCGCTCAGAGTATTGGTACTGGAGATTGTTCGTTTTCATCGTCTCTTTAGTAGCAGTTATCCCCGTTGTCCTTGTCGCCATGATGGTGCGCCAGGGTGATGTCTGGGCATTGTTCCCTTTCCTCATTGCAGCGGGTGCTATTGCCGTTTTCTTGTGGCTACTGACCATCACTGTGACCGTGCGTAGACTTCACGACCAGGGCGTTAGCGGTTGGTTCTTCCTGCTCTTTCTCATTCCCAGTGTGGGCTGGATTATCGAGCTGGTGTTCATGTTGCAGCCCAGCCACCCTGGCTCAAACAAGTACGGCGCCCCCTACCTCGCCAAGTAA
- a CDS encoding DUF167 domain-containing protein: protein MRIVVRVKPGSSKGPLIEEDAEGLFVFVREKAIDGGANEAVVKLIAEHYSTAKSRVRVVRGHTSRIKQIEIDD, encoded by the coding sequence ATGCGCATTGTTGTTCGGGTTAAACCCGGCAGCAGCAAAGGACCTCTCATTGAAGAGGATGCCGAAGGACTTTTTGTCTTTGTGAGAGAAAAAGCAATCGATGGCGGCGCCAATGAGGCTGTTGTGAAATTGATTGCTGAGCACTACAGCACTGCCAAGTCTCGCGTTCGAGTGGTGCGTGGTCACACGTCACGCATCAAACAGATTGAAATTGACGACTAA
- a CDS encoding alpha/beta hydrolase — MTFPAIDSTAVRWSVPREKVASALAERPLLLMLHGYGSNEGDLFSLGQYMPEEFVIASLRAPLSAGPGFAWFQIDYDAENATLRRDVNEVTRSTHQLISWINELEDEVGGFQDVALLGFSQGGVMLTQLFRHQPERYGAGVFLASFAVDDTTAGGLERDAALAEVKPPIFWGRDPQDPVITPDLIDFTRRWLPAHFDVDAQLYAHVGHGLSLEEIEDATAFLRKHVGL; from the coding sequence ATGACCTTCCCTGCCATCGACAGCACCGCTGTGCGCTGGTCAGTACCACGCGAAAAGGTCGCCTCCGCTCTGGCCGAACGCCCCCTGCTTCTGATGTTGCACGGCTACGGCTCGAACGAGGGCGACCTCTTCTCGTTGGGGCAATACATGCCCGAAGAATTTGTGATTGCTTCTCTACGCGCTCCGTTGAGCGCTGGACCAGGTTTTGCCTGGTTCCAGATTGACTACGACGCCGAGAATGCGACTCTTCGACGTGACGTGAACGAGGTTACGCGCTCCACGCACCAACTTATTTCCTGGATCAATGAACTCGAGGACGAAGTTGGCGGTTTTCAAGATGTTGCCCTTCTGGGCTTCTCCCAGGGTGGGGTTATGCTCACGCAGCTCTTCCGCCATCAGCCCGAGCGATATGGCGCTGGAGTATTTCTAGCTAGCTTCGCCGTCGATGACACAACAGCAGGTGGCCTCGAGCGGGATGCTGCGCTCGCTGAGGTTAAGCCACCCATTTTTTGGGGCAGAGATCCACAAGATCCGGTGATTACCCCCGACCTCATTGATTTCACTCGTCGTTGGCTTCCGGCGCATTTTGACGTTGACGCACAGCTTTATGCTCACGTGGGGCACGGGCTATCCCTTGAAGAAATTGAAGACGCTACCGCCTTCCTCAGAAAGCACGTTGGGCTTTAG
- a CDS encoding FKBP-type peptidyl-prolyl cis-trans isomerase produces the protein MTEHNLTKPEIDAPMEPAPSELVITDIVVGDGAEATPGATVDVHYVGVEYETGEEFDASWNRGESINFPLQALISGWQEGIPGMKVGGRRMLVCPPAKAYGPAGGGHRLSGKTLIFVIDLLGVS, from the coding sequence ATGACTGAACACAACCTCACAAAGCCAGAAATCGACGCTCCTATGGAGCCAGCTCCCTCAGAGCTCGTGATCACCGACATCGTCGTGGGTGACGGTGCTGAAGCAACTCCCGGAGCCACCGTTGACGTTCACTACGTCGGTGTTGAATACGAAACCGGTGAAGAGTTCGACGCTTCCTGGAACCGTGGCGAATCCATCAACTTTCCCCTGCAAGCCCTCATCTCCGGATGGCAAGAAGGTATCCCAGGAATGAAGGTGGGCGGACGTCGTATGCTCGTGTGCCCTCCTGCGAAGGCTTATGGTCCTGCTGGTGGCGGACACCGCCTCTCTGGCAAGACACTTATCTTTGTTATCGACCTGCTAGGCGTTAGCTAA
- a CDS encoding amino acid permease, whose translation MSKDTLNVSGVTYTTADANYFKKRTLKRSAGLWGLWGLAVAAVISGDFSGWNFGIGFAGFGGMLIAFAVLIFMYYGMMFSIGEMAAAMPHSGGAYSFARSALGPWGGLATGLAETIEYVATTAVIVFFSASYANSITAELLGLSLPMFVWYIILYAVFVLLNAAGSAISFKFAIVVSIISIAILLVFSAMAMFSGKLDFNSLWNIAPEEGQTAFLPYGWLPILFALPYAMWFFLGIEELPLAAEESHNPVRDIPRAGLIARTTLIITGLLVLFLNTALVGAEEISAAGEPLLDGFRAMVGDGAAAVLALFALIGLLASLQGIMFAYGRNMYSLSRAGYYPKVFSLTGKRQTPYVALTVGAIIGFVALVTVDSLGGAGGVAGAIVLNIAVWGAVIAYVLQMISFIVLRKKFPKANRPYKSPWGIPGAVIAAVVSIAIFFGFFINEPARPAIIAIAVIYAIMLLSFAIYGRKNLILSPEEEYAVSGGLHGDPQKEGYGGKVEEELLAMDGVDDDKK comes from the coding sequence ATGTCCAAAGACACCTTGAACGTCTCGGGTGTGACGTACACAACCGCAGACGCCAACTATTTCAAGAAACGGACGCTCAAGCGTTCTGCTGGATTGTGGGGCCTCTGGGGTCTCGCCGTCGCAGCAGTTATTTCTGGCGACTTCTCCGGATGGAACTTCGGAATTGGCTTCGCTGGCTTTGGTGGAATGCTGATCGCATTCGCCGTTTTGATCTTCATGTACTACGGAATGATGTTCAGCATCGGTGAAATGGCCGCTGCGATGCCTCACTCCGGCGGTGCTTACTCCTTTGCCCGTTCTGCCCTTGGTCCCTGGGGTGGTCTGGCTACTGGGCTTGCGGAAACGATCGAGTACGTGGCAACCACGGCCGTTATCGTGTTCTTCTCTGCTTCCTATGCGAACAGCATTACCGCAGAACTCCTGGGACTGTCCTTGCCCATGTTCGTCTGGTACATCATTTTGTACGCGGTGTTCGTTCTATTGAATGCTGCGGGTTCCGCTATCTCGTTCAAGTTTGCAATTGTGGTGTCCATCATCTCGATTGCTATCTTGCTGGTCTTCTCAGCAATGGCGATGTTCTCCGGCAAGCTCGACTTCAACTCGCTGTGGAACATCGCTCCTGAAGAAGGACAGACCGCATTCCTGCCATATGGTTGGTTGCCAATCCTCTTCGCTCTTCCCTACGCAATGTGGTTCTTCCTTGGTATTGAAGAGCTTCCTCTGGCAGCAGAAGAATCTCACAACCCCGTTCGTGATATCCCACGTGCTGGTTTGATTGCTCGCACAACACTGATCATCACCGGTCTCTTGGTACTCTTCCTCAACACTGCACTGGTTGGTGCTGAAGAAATCAGTGCCGCAGGTGAGCCACTGCTCGACGGCTTCCGCGCCATGGTTGGTGACGGTGCTGCGGCAGTTCTCGCATTGTTCGCACTCATTGGTCTACTAGCTTCACTGCAAGGAATCATGTTCGCCTACGGACGTAACATGTACTCCCTGTCTCGTGCTGGTTACTACCCCAAGGTGTTCTCTCTCACTGGAAAGCGCCAGACCCCTTATGTTGCATTGACCGTGGGTGCCATTATCGGTTTTGTTGCCTTGGTCACTGTTGACAGCTTGGGTGGTGCCGGTGGTGTTGCTGGAGCAATCGTGCTGAACATCGCTGTATGGGGTGCTGTGATTGCCTACGTGCTGCAGATGATCTCCTTCATCGTTCTGCGCAAGAAGTTCCCCAAGGCAAACCGCCCCTACAAGAGCCCCTGGGGTATTCCAGGTGCTGTTATCGCAGCAGTGGTATCGATTGCAATCTTCTTCGGGTTCTTTATCAACGAACCCGCACGACCAGCAATCATTGCCATCGCAGTGATCTACGCCATCATGCTGCTGAGCTTCGCAATCTACGGTCGAAAGAACCTGATTCTTTCTCCCGAAGAGGAGTACGCAGTCTCCGGTGGTCTTCACGGTGACCCACAAAAGGAAGGCTACGGCGGCAAGGTTGAGGAAGAACTCCTCGCCATGGACGGCGTAGACGACGACAAGAAATAA
- a CDS encoding glutamine synthetase family protein, whose amino-acid sequence MSSAAGNLTPEGLKALVEDGSIDTVIVSFTDMQGRLVGKRVSARLFVEDVMAHGAECCNYLFAVDVENNTVDGYSISSWERGYGDMAMIPDMSTLRTAPWLEGTAMVMADMQWLDHTPVKQSPREILRTQINRLAELGLVPYVGTELEFIVFDDTYREAWAKGYDNLRPSTDYNVDYDLLASTRVEPLLRDIRNSMDAAGMYCEGVKGECNLGQQEIAFRYDHALVTCDNHSVYKSGAKVIADKHGKSLTFMAKFNEREGNSCHIHISLRDKDGNPVFADKSQDHGMSKLFRHFLAGQIAAMRELSLFFAPNINSYKRYVDGSFAPTAVAWGLDNRTCSLRVVGQGHAMRVEQRVPGGDVNQYLAVAALIAAGLHGIENELELEPITTGNAYTGGAPRVPSTLREAAELFAQSEIAKQAFGQEVVDHYLNYARIEVAAYDAAITDWERVRGFERL is encoded by the coding sequence ATGTCTAGTGCCGCAGGAAACCTCACCCCTGAAGGGCTCAAAGCCCTCGTCGAGGACGGAAGCATCGACACTGTCATCGTGTCGTTTACTGACATGCAAGGCCGCTTGGTAGGTAAACGAGTTTCTGCGCGTTTGTTTGTGGAAGACGTGATGGCACACGGAGCCGAGTGCTGCAACTACCTGTTTGCTGTCGACGTGGAAAACAACACCGTCGACGGTTATTCGATCTCCAGCTGGGAACGCGGTTATGGCGATATGGCCATGATTCCCGACATGAGCACCCTCAGAACTGCACCCTGGCTTGAAGGAACTGCCATGGTGATGGCAGACATGCAATGGCTGGACCACACCCCCGTGAAGCAGTCCCCTCGTGAAATTCTGCGCACCCAGATCAATCGTCTAGCTGAGCTGGGACTGGTCCCCTATGTTGGAACAGAACTTGAATTCATTGTTTTTGATGACACATACCGTGAGGCTTGGGCCAAGGGCTATGACAACCTTCGCCCCTCCACTGACTACAACGTGGACTACGACCTCCTTGCCTCGACCCGAGTAGAGCCTCTCCTGCGAGACATTCGTAACTCGATGGATGCTGCAGGAATGTATTGCGAAGGCGTCAAGGGCGAATGCAACCTGGGACAGCAAGAAATAGCTTTCCGCTACGACCACGCTCTTGTTACCTGCGATAACCACTCTGTTTACAAAAGCGGAGCAAAAGTCATCGCTGACAAGCACGGCAAATCATTGACCTTTATGGCTAAGTTCAATGAGCGCGAAGGAAACTCGTGCCACATCCACATCAGCCTGCGTGACAAGGACGGCAACCCTGTCTTTGCCGATAAGAGCCAAGATCACGGAATGAGCAAACTGTTCCGCCACTTCCTAGCAGGGCAAATTGCTGCCATGCGTGAACTGTCCTTGTTCTTTGCCCCCAACATTAACTCCTACAAGCGTTACGTTGACGGCAGCTTTGCCCCCACCGCAGTTGCCTGGGGTCTAGACAACCGCACGTGTTCATTGCGCGTGGTGGGCCAAGGCCACGCGATGCGTGTGGAGCAGCGAGTTCCTGGTGGAGATGTGAACCAGTACCTCGCGGTTGCCGCATTGATTGCAGCAGGACTGCACGGCATCGAAAATGAACTGGAACTTGAACCCATCACAACCGGAAACGCCTACACCGGCGGCGCTCCCCGTGTTCCTTCGACCCTCCGCGAAGCCGCTGAACTCTTCGCGCAGTCAGAGATTGCCAAGCAAGCCTTTGGCCAAGAAGTAGTGGATCACTATCTCAACTACGCCCGTATTGAAGTTGCTGCCTACGACGCGGCTATCACCGACTGGGAGCGTGTCCGTGGCTTCGAACGACTCTAA
- a CDS encoding gamma-glutamyl-gamma-aminobutyrate hydrolase family protein translates to MASNDSKPQPVIGLTTYLEQAKSGVWDVQAAFLPKVYFDAVNKAGGIAVLIPPQAVNAEIANTILDGLDGLIICGGKDVDPARYGQTPHPLTDEPRPDRDSLEDELLTAAIERELPFLGICRGAQMLNVIRGGDLIQHLPEVVGDDRYQKGQGNFSHIPVNVKEDSLLANVLNNDSPVGAMYHHQAIGEVGEGLSVVATTEDGVIEALQLDDVPFGLAVQWHPEQTPEDIGLFQGLVEAAREYALTHRRSLSSSQRSSS, encoded by the coding sequence GTGGCTTCGAACGACTCTAAACCACAGCCTGTTATCGGGCTCACTACCTATCTCGAACAAGCCAAGTCGGGCGTGTGGGACGTTCAGGCTGCCTTCCTGCCGAAGGTGTACTTTGACGCAGTCAATAAAGCTGGCGGCATAGCTGTTCTCATCCCGCCACAGGCCGTCAACGCAGAGATTGCCAATACCATTCTTGACGGCCTCGATGGCTTGATTATTTGTGGTGGAAAAGACGTGGACCCAGCTCGTTATGGTCAAACACCCCACCCACTCACTGATGAACCGCGCCCAGATCGTGACAGCCTCGAGGACGAACTCCTCACCGCCGCTATTGAACGAGAGCTCCCCTTCCTTGGCATCTGCCGTGGTGCACAAATGCTCAACGTGATTCGTGGTGGAGATCTCATTCAACACTTACCCGAGGTTGTTGGGGATGATCGATATCAAAAAGGTCAGGGAAACTTCAGCCACATCCCCGTCAACGTCAAAGAAGACTCACTTTTGGCAAACGTATTGAACAATGACTCCCCTGTGGGTGCGATGTACCACCACCAAGCCATCGGGGAAGTCGGCGAAGGCCTTTCTGTCGTTGCCACAACCGAAGACGGTGTGATTGAGGCATTGCAGCTTGATGACGTTCCGTTTGGGCTAGCTGTGCAGTGGCACCCCGAACAAACTCCAGAAGATATTGGCCTATTCCAAGGCCTTGTTGAGGCAGCTCGAGAGTATGCCCTCACCCACCGTCGCAGTCTTTCCTCATCACAAAGGAGCTCATCGTGA
- a CDS encoding aldehyde dehydrogenase family protein → MVSYTIINPATEEAGETIEHLSLEQTDEAINKAQKAQKEWAARNPADRAAALRLFADAVDADVENLAQLEVRNSGHPIGQARWEAEHVRNVLEYYSATPERLFGKQIPVAGGLDVTFQEPLGVVGVITPWNFPMTIASWGFAPALAAGNAVVLKPAEWTPLTSIRLGELALQAGLPEGLFQVLPGKGSVVGERFVTNPTVRKVVFTGSTEVGKRIMAGAADQIKRVTLELGGKSANIVFADADIEKAAATAPYGVFENAGQDCCARSRILVQRSVYEKFMEYLEPAVKGVKVGDPRDEATEMGPLVHKNHFESVSRYVPSDAPVAFRGTAPEGAGYWFAPTVLTPGSRDHVSATEEIFGPVVTVLPFDDDADAIELANATEYGLSGSIWTRDVGRAIRISRGVESGNLSVNSHSSVRYNTPFGGFKQSGLGRELGPDAALAFTETKNVFIPAD, encoded by the coding sequence ATCGTGAGTTACACCATCATCAATCCCGCAACGGAAGAAGCCGGGGAAACAATTGAGCACCTCAGTCTGGAACAAACCGATGAGGCCATCAATAAGGCCCAGAAAGCACAAAAAGAGTGGGCAGCACGCAACCCAGCAGACCGCGCAGCAGCGCTGCGTTTATTCGCTGATGCGGTTGATGCAGATGTAGAAAATCTGGCACAACTCGAAGTTCGAAACTCAGGCCACCCCATTGGTCAAGCACGGTGGGAAGCAGAACACGTGCGCAACGTCCTGGAGTACTACTCAGCAACGCCTGAGCGTCTGTTTGGCAAACAGATCCCAGTCGCCGGCGGCCTCGATGTCACCTTCCAAGAACCTCTTGGGGTTGTCGGCGTGATTACGCCCTGGAACTTCCCGATGACCATTGCTTCGTGGGGTTTTGCTCCCGCATTGGCGGCAGGAAATGCAGTCGTTCTCAAACCAGCCGAGTGGACTCCCCTCACCAGCATTCGCTTAGGGGAACTCGCGCTTCAGGCTGGATTACCCGAAGGGCTCTTCCAAGTCTTGCCCGGTAAGGGTTCTGTGGTCGGCGAGCGCTTTGTTACAAACCCGACTGTACGCAAAGTAGTGTTTACCGGCTCAACTGAGGTAGGCAAGCGGATCATGGCAGGCGCTGCAGACCAAATTAAGCGCGTCACGCTGGAACTGGGCGGTAAGAGTGCCAACATCGTCTTTGCTGATGCTGACATCGAAAAAGCGGCGGCAACTGCTCCCTACGGAGTTTTTGAAAACGCTGGGCAGGATTGCTGCGCTCGCAGTCGCATCTTGGTTCAGCGAAGTGTGTATGAAAAGTTTATGGAATACCTCGAACCAGCAGTCAAGGGTGTGAAGGTTGGTGACCCGCGTGATGAGGCAACCGAAATGGGGCCTCTGGTTCACAAGAACCACTTCGAGAGTGTTTCTCGCTATGTCCCCAGTGACGCACCCGTGGCATTCCGTGGCACCGCACCCGAGGGTGCTGGTTATTGGTTTGCTCCCACCGTTCTTACTCCAGGATCTCGTGACCACGTCAGTGCGACCGAGGAAATCTTTGGTCCTGTTGTCACAGTGCTTCCTTTCGATGATGATGCAGACGCTATTGAGCTCGCTAACGCGACAGAGTATGGCCTGTCTGGTTCCATCTGGACTCGAGACGTGGGGCGCGCAATACGCATTTCACGCGGTGTGGAATCAGGAAACTTGTCCGTGAATTCGCACTCGTCTGTGCGATACAACACTCCCTTTGGCGGCTTCAAGCAATCCGGTTTGGGTCGTGAGCTGGGCCCCGATGCGGCTTTGGCATTTACGGAGACGAAAAACGTCTTCATCCCCGCTGACTAA